In the genome of Mucilaginibacter defluvii, one region contains:
- a CDS encoding heme exporter protein CcmB produces the protein MELIGQTLTLLKKEILLEWRSKYAFNGVLLYVVSTVFVCYIAFSLSAGFTGSSGYPIVWNVLFWIIMLFASVNAIGKSFVQESRGRLLYYYSIASPQAIILSKIIYNMLLMALLSTLAIIVYVVFFKNVVGDPLLYFASVIIGSISFSTVFTMISAIASKAGNNGTLMAILSFPVIIPVILILIRFSKNAMDGLDRSLNYGHLGALAAINAIVIATSLLLFPYLWRD, from the coding sequence ATGGAACTTATCGGTCAAACGCTTACGCTGTTAAAAAAGGAAATATTGCTGGAGTGGCGCTCAAAGTATGCCTTTAACGGGGTATTGCTGTATGTGGTATCAACCGTGTTTGTGTGCTACATAGCCTTTAGTTTAAGCGCCGGTTTTACAGGCAGCAGCGGTTACCCGATAGTATGGAACGTGTTGTTCTGGATCATTATGTTGTTTGCTTCCGTTAACGCTATAGGCAAAAGCTTTGTGCAGGAGAGTAGGGGTCGTTTGCTGTATTACTATTCCATAGCCAGCCCGCAGGCCATTATACTTTCAAAAATTATTTATAACATGCTGCTGATGGCGCTGCTAAGCACGTTGGCTATCATCGTTTACGTTGTGTTCTTTAAAAATGTAGTAGGCGACCCCTTACTGTATTTCGCTTCGGTAATTATTGGCAGTATCAGCTTTTCAACGGTTTTTACCATGATATCGGCCATAGCTTCAAAAGCAGGTAACAACGGTACGCTGATGGCCATATTGAGTTTCCCGGTTATCATTCCTGTAATATTGATTTTGATCCGCTTCAGTAAAAATGCCATGGATGGGTTAGACAGGAGCCTGAATTACGGACATTTAGGCGCGTTGGCGGCCATTAACGCAATAGTTATCGCAACATCGCTGTTGTTATTCCCTTATCTATGGCGCGATTAA
- a CDS encoding CcmD family protein, translating to MMKKLFSLIVLLLSVTAVFAQNGADIEMADTLRSSGKIYVVVATLAIIFVGLAIYLFSIDKRLKKVENEK from the coding sequence ATGATGAAGAAATTATTCTCCCTGATAGTATTGTTGTTAAGCGTTACCGCCGTTTTCGCCCAAAATGGCGCCGATATTGAAATGGCCGACACGCTGCGCAGCTCCGGCAAAATATACGTTGTAGTGGCTACTTTGGCCATTATTTTCGTTGGTTTGGCCATTTATTTGTTCTCGATAGATAAAAGATTAAAAAAAGTCGAAAACGAAAAATAG
- a CDS encoding carboxypeptidase-like regulatory domain-containing protein produces MARLKTFFSGLIVICLLVLATPAFAQDGTIIGKVTTAGGKQPLAKASVFLNNATFGTTSADDGSFTLRGVKPGQYQLVVTSVGYQEAVQTVMVSNTTLTLNIDLKQKNMMLREVVIMTDADWKKNYEIFKQDFIGTSENSKKCYVVNPRVVSLSYKSSKKTLEAFTDEFLVVENRALGYRVKYMINDFKTDKLNGIISYEGRALFEQLPGSEAQKQKWREKRKEAYYGSAKHFFRSVYADTFEDDGFIVKPFMREPNPERAPEELIQRKIKQFRTTNRDSANYWINMSNMPKYYHEMLGKELLKRNQFFFKTNDPGIFGLGVNKYMLYVIYTKKHEETNFRDLYRPLDMENFEISTMTFPKPVIYFDMNGRVLQDPPMVEGTWSKAKLAELLPLDYMPGD; encoded by the coding sequence ATGGCGCGATTAAAAACTTTCTTTTCCGGGCTGATTGTTATATGCCTGCTTGTATTGGCGACCCCTGCGTTTGCGCAGGATGGCACCATAATCGGTAAGGTTACCACCGCAGGCGGAAAGCAACCCCTGGCCAAAGCCAGTGTGTTTTTAAACAATGCTACGTTCGGCACTACCTCGGCAGATGATGGATCATTTACCTTACGCGGGGTGAAGCCCGGCCAATACCAATTGGTAGTAACCAGCGTGGGTTACCAGGAAGCGGTGCAAACAGTGATGGTTAGCAATACAACGCTTACGCTGAATATCGATCTTAAGCAAAAAAATATGATGCTGCGCGAGGTGGTGATCATGACGGATGCTGACTGGAAAAAGAATTACGAAATATTTAAGCAGGATTTTATCGGCACTTCCGAAAACTCGAAGAAGTGCTATGTGGTTAACCCGCGGGTAGTAAGCTTATCTTATAAAAGCTCTAAAAAAACATTGGAGGCTTTCACGGACGAATTTTTAGTGGTAGAGAACCGTGCGCTGGGCTACCGGGTGAAATACATGATTAATGACTTCAAAACCGATAAGCTGAACGGGATCATATCATACGAGGGTAGGGCGCTGTTTGAGCAGTTGCCGGGCAGCGAAGCCCAAAAACAAAAATGGCGTGAGAAACGGAAGGAGGCTTACTACGGCTCGGCAAAACATTTCTTCCGTTCGGTTTATGCCGATACGTTTGAGGATGACGGTTTTATTGTAAAGCCATTTATGCGCGAGCCAAACCCCGAACGCGCCCCCGAGGAGCTGATACAACGCAAAATAAAGCAATTCAGAACCACTAACCGCGATTCGGCAAACTACTGGATCAACATGTCAAACATGCCTAAGTATTACCATGAGATGCTGGGCAAGGAGCTGTTAAAACGTAACCAGTTCTTCTTTAAAACTAATGATCCGGGTATATTCGGTTTAGGGGTAAACAAGTACATGCTTTATGTGATCTACACCAAAAAGCACGAGGAAACCAACTTCAGGGACCTGTACCGACCGCTGGATATGGAAAACTTCGAGATAAGTACAATGACTTTCCCTAAGCCTGTTATTTATTTTGATATGAATGGGCGCGTATTGCAGGATCCGCCAATGGTGGAGGGCACATGGTCAAAAGCCAAACTGGCCGAATTGCTACCGCTTGATTATATGCCCGGTGATTGA
- a CDS encoding chemotaxis protein CheB yields the protein MAFDDNILQRWQQAEVLLIGGSAGSFKLFFNIVKHVDVDINKVIILVMHRKKNFFSEIEKLFSEHSRIYIREITDKDALKHNTIFIAPANYHTLIEKEGYFSLDVSDPVWYSKPSIDVTFDSAAEVFNERCVAILLSGANQDGAEGLLKLRQAGSLTIAQDPSEAEMAEMPRSAIELGAAELVLTTEDILKLIRT from the coding sequence TTGGCATTTGACGATAATATATTGCAGCGTTGGCAGCAGGCCGAAGTGCTATTAATTGGCGGCTCGGCAGGCTCTTTCAAGCTGTTTTTTAACATCGTTAAACATGTTGATGTTGATATTAATAAGGTTATAATACTGGTGATGCATCGTAAAAAGAATTTTTTTAGCGAAATAGAAAAACTCTTTTCAGAGCACTCTCGTATATATATCCGGGAAATTACCGATAAAGACGCATTAAAGCATAATACCATTTTTATCGCTCCTGCAAATTACCACACGCTGATTGAGAAAGAGGGATATTTCAGTCTCGACGTTTCTGATCCTGTATGGTATTCCAAGCCCTCAATTGATGTGACTTTTGATAGCGCTGCTGAGGTTTTTAATGAGCGGTGTGTAGCGATATTGCTTTCAGGTGCTAACCAGGATGGCGCCGAAGGTTTATTGAAATTGCGGCAGGCCGGTTCGCTCACCATCGCGCAGGACCCATCTGAAGCTGAAATGGCAGAAATGCCGCGTTCGGCTATCGAATTGGGCGCCGCCGAACTTGTTTTGACGACGGAAGACATTCTTAAATTAATACGAACTTAG
- a CDS encoding protein-glutamate O-methyltransferase CheR → MKVQLSGITPEELNELITLVKGVHGFDFSDYGKASLTRRVSRIMSLKKLSFYELKHRIVNAEGFFQHFLEEVTVNVTEMFRDPNFYRSVNELVVPYLSTYQHVKIWTAGCSSGEEVYSLAILLREAGIKHKCFVYGTDINTEVLKEARKGIYSFRKIKSYAENYIYTGLKGSLTDHFTIMYDAATIHSELKQDTLFSVHNLVSDGVFNEFQLITCRNVFIYFDNKLQERILDLFYNSLAPHGFLCLGSKETIRSEAFRKKFKVINSKENIYQKIGI, encoded by the coding sequence ATGAAGGTACAGTTAAGCGGCATAACACCCGAGGAGTTAAACGAATTGATTACTCTGGTTAAGGGGGTACACGGGTTTGATTTTAGCGATTACGGCAAGGCATCGCTTACCAGGCGCGTAAGCCGTATCATGAGCCTCAAAAAGCTTTCGTTTTATGAGCTAAAGCACCGGATTGTAAATGCCGAAGGCTTTTTTCAGCACTTTTTAGAGGAAGTTACGGTTAATGTAACTGAGATGTTTCGCGACCCTAACTTTTACCGCTCGGTAAATGAGTTGGTTGTGCCTTACCTGTCCACCTATCAGCATGTAAAAATATGGACGGCCGGCTGTTCATCAGGTGAGGAAGTTTATTCGCTGGCTATCCTGTTGCGCGAAGCGGGCATTAAACACAAATGCTTTGTTTACGGAACCGACATTAATACCGAGGTTTTAAAAGAGGCGCGTAAGGGTATCTACAGCTTTCGCAAAATAAAAAGCTATGCCGAAAATTATATTTACACGGGTTTAAAGGGGTCGCTAACCGACCATTTTACCATTATGTATGATGCCGCCACCATTCACAGCGAATTAAAGCAGGATACCTTGTTCTCGGTACATAACCTGGTTTCGGACGGCGTATTTAATGAATTTCAGCTGATTACCTGCCGCAACGTTTTCATTTACTTTGATAATAAATTACAGGAACGTATACTCGATCTGTTTTATAACAGCCTGGCGCCTCATGGCTTTTTATGCCTTGGTTCAAAGGAAACGATACGGTCTGAAGCGTTCCGCAAAAAGTTCAAGGTGATCAACAGTAAAGAAAATATATACCAGAAAATTGGCATTTGA
- a CDS encoding hybrid sensor histidine kinase/response regulator has protein sequence MIPVNILIVDDREENIVALEALLKRDDIRIYATTSPNEALKIAWENPIAIALVDVQMPEMDGFELVEMLKSNPRTRDIMVIFVTAISKEAKYVVKGLGVGAVDYLYKPLDPYITSAKVDAFVQLARSRDEIKLKNEELQNYATVVKNSADIICTVDAQTLRILSINPAAEQILGFKPSELIDASIVDRVVEADQIAFRQKLADVIKERLTYSVFEFQFETFNKNVIWGECRASYRNKMLFLNINDVSPQKSYQQQLIKSKEAAELGKKTKENFLANMSHELRTPINGILGITNLLRKTEVNEQQINMLNLLEVSSQSLLGVVNDVLDISKIEAGKFSIIRSPHNLHEIVKSVYGLLKFKADEKNIEFIFELAPDVPENIMVDSLRLNQVLMNLLSNAIKFTERGFVKLSVKTLDKTADRAKIEFCISDSGIGIAANHLSKIFDSFEQAEDDTSIKYGGTGLGLAIVKKLAELKGGELKVTSKVGEGSEFRFINWYTLTEMPKEKQERRPTETLLPFNNVSILVAEDNMVNQFMISKLLKDWNVAAEIVDNGRKVLEKLRLKDYDIILMDTHMPEMDGYQAAKSIRMDFEDPKRTIPIISLSAATLDYEQKEALAAGMDDVLSKPFQPYQLHEKISKLLKKRSLKTPV, from the coding sequence ATGATCCCTGTTAACATTCTTATTGTAGATGATAGAGAAGAGAATATTGTCGCGCTTGAAGCTCTGCTAAAACGTGATGACATTCGTATCTACGCTACTACCTCACCTAACGAAGCACTCAAGATTGCCTGGGAAAACCCCATAGCCATTGCGCTGGTTGACGTGCAAATGCCCGAGATGGATGGCTTTGAGCTGGTTGAGATGCTCAAATCAAACCCACGTACGCGGGATATTATGGTAATATTTGTAACCGCAATATCAAAGGAAGCAAAATATGTAGTAAAAGGTTTAGGCGTTGGCGCGGTTGATTACCTGTATAAACCTCTGGATCCGTACATAACATCAGCCAAGGTCGATGCTTTTGTGCAGCTTGCCCGCAGCCGTGATGAGATAAAACTGAAGAACGAAGAGCTACAGAACTATGCTACGGTAGTAAAAAATTCCGCGGATATTATTTGTACCGTTGATGCGCAAACGCTGCGTATTTTAAGCATCAACCCCGCCGCCGAGCAGATATTGGGTTTTAAACCCAGCGAACTGATTGATGCCAGCATTGTTGACCGGGTTGTTGAAGCTGACCAAATCGCTTTCAGGCAAAAACTGGCCGATGTAATTAAAGAACGCCTAACCTATTCGGTTTTCGAGTTTCAGTTCGAAACTTTTAATAAAAACGTCATTTGGGGGGAGTGCCGGGCGTCATACCGTAACAAAATGCTGTTCCTCAACATTAATGATGTTTCGCCGCAAAAAAGTTATCAGCAGCAGCTAATCAAATCAAAGGAAGCCGCGGAACTTGGCAAAAAAACCAAGGAGAACTTTTTAGCTAACATGAGCCATGAGTTGCGCACGCCTATAAACGGAATATTGGGTATTACCAACCTGCTGCGCAAAACAGAAGTGAACGAGCAGCAGATCAATATGCTTAACCTGCTCGAGGTGTCATCCCAGTCATTGCTTGGGGTGGTAAATGATGTGCTGGATATATCAAAGATTGAAGCCGGCAAGTTTAGCATCATTCGCAGTCCGCACAACCTGCACGAAATTGTGAAGTCTGTTTACGGCCTGCTTAAATTTAAGGCCGACGAAAAGAACATCGAATTCATATTTGAACTGGCGCCGGATGTGCCCGAGAATATCATGGTTGATTCATTGCGCCTTAACCAGGTGCTCATGAATTTGTTGAGCAACGCGATAAAATTTACAGAGCGTGGTTTTGTAAAGTTGAGTGTTAAAACGCTCGACAAAACGGCCGACCGTGCCAAGATAGAGTTTTGCATCAGCGATAGCGGTATCGGTATCGCCGCTAATCACCTTTCAAAAATATTCGACTCGTTTGAGCAGGCCGAAGATGATACTTCGATAAAATACGGTGGTACCGGCCTTGGCCTCGCTATTGTTAAAAAATTAGCGGAGTTAAAGGGTGGCGAACTGAAAGTTACAAGTAAAGTAGGCGAGGGCAGCGAGTTCAGGTTTATAAACTGGTACACACTTACCGAAATGCCTAAGGAAAAGCAAGAGCGTCGCCCTACCGAAACGCTGTTGCCGTTCAATAACGTAAGCATACTGGTGGCTGAGGATAACATGGTGAATCAGTTTATGATCAGCAAATTGTTGAAGGACTGGAATGTGGCTGCCGAGATAGTGGATAACGGCCGCAAAGTGCTGGAGAAACTCAGGCTAAAAGATTATGATATTATTTTGATGGATACTCACATGCCCGAGATGGATGGCTACCAGGCCGCAAAATCAATACGTATGGATTTCGAAGACCCCAAACGTACCATCCCGATCATATCCCTATCGGCAGCTACTTTAGATTATGAGCAGAAGGAGGCGTTAGCAGCGGGTATGGATGACGTATTATCGAAACCCTTCCAGCCTTATCAACTGCACGAAAAGATAAGCAAGCTTTTAAAAAAGCGTTCGCTTAAAACGCCAGTTTAG
- a CDS encoding response regulator codes for MANLSFRTQVLTGFAISVILVFIVAVLSYRSINQLEDDTVKVEHTQQVIKTSTSLLQQLIDAETGMRGYCATGKKPFLEPYNSALPSIGSDLDKLRGLIEDNPVQVKRVEILYKLIGNQLGILSNNIKTRDDKGLSYMVANDMLINGKANMDKVRAVITTVIETEQALLVKRKNATKVSSDQAIFIIIAGSAIFLVIIIILFYYIQGTFNRQKKIEQEITDTNVQLGAVLRENEAKNWLLTGTGLLNEKMQGQQTEKELATNVINEICNYTGALTGTFYLLNDQDERLDLYGSYAFHNPDSLKKTIRLSEGVLGQVAVEQKAKVVKGKLNSKLELSTSVLANELTDSFIVPFFYDKKLKGVMELAYQGEMHEAVRDYILSATNDIGIAINTSQARTIMHDLFEETQQQAEELEAQQEEMRVTNEELLNKTEMLQASEEELRVQQEELRTINAELEEKASLLEEKNQAIEEARQAINLKVEELESTGKYKSEFLANMSHELRTPLNSILVLARILKDNKSDNLSEDQLKYASVIFNAGNDLLTLINDILDLSKIESGKLEMQNEHVRVNDILKDMEMMFGEVAANKRISYTTSSTANIPATIFTDKVRVEQIIKNLLSNAFKFTSENGSIMLNATANTVNGTISFHIKDTGIGIPAEKQKLIFEAFQQADGSTSRKYGGTGLGLSISRELAALLGGRITLQSEQNVGSEFTLTIPFEAAQTETNEEDVLPTVETFSPPKEFLKPAAQIAKKKNGEPLVVIVEDDKNFADILKDYSRDHGYKSIMVNEGTNAYQIIKDSQPDAVILDIMLPGKDGWQILRELKHDEATMHIPVHLMSAGEAAANRVRKEGAISFMKKPIDTNALDKLFTDIMQQSGAKFKQILLVEDHQAQSQALKDMMQAQGIEVDQAFDGESAYRMLHENEYQCVILDLNLPDISGLDLLDKIKAVDKFLELPVIINTAMELDKTSVTRLMQYANAMVIKTNKSSDRLIDEVNLFLNKIAESSKTEVDLTAPKPKSISKGKEVIKNKKVLIVDDDMRNIFALSSALQSYDMNVEIANDGEEALAKLDEIPDVDIVLMDIMMPKMDGYEATRQIRKQNKWAKLPVIALTAKAMKDDREKCIAAGANDYITKPVDMDRLIALMQLWLES; via the coding sequence TGTCATACCGCAGTATTAACCAGCTTGAAGATGATACTGTAAAGGTTGAGCATACTCAACAGGTTATCAAAACGTCGACCAGTTTGTTGCAGCAACTTATTGATGCCGAAACCGGCATGCGCGGTTATTGCGCTACCGGTAAAAAGCCTTTTTTGGAGCCTTATAACTCCGCCTTACCAAGTATAGGAAGCGATTTGGACAAACTGCGCGGGCTGATTGAAGATAACCCGGTGCAGGTAAAGCGTGTTGAAATTTTATATAAGCTAATAGGCAACCAGCTGGGTATTTTGAGCAATAACATTAAAACCCGCGATGATAAGGGCTTGAGCTATATGGTGGCTAATGATATGCTGATCAACGGCAAAGCCAATATGGATAAAGTACGGGCCGTTATTACAACCGTTATTGAAACAGAGCAGGCCTTGCTGGTTAAACGAAAAAATGCCACCAAGGTTTCGTCAGACCAGGCCATATTTATAATTATAGCAGGTTCGGCAATATTCCTGGTAATCATTATCATCCTGTTCTATTACATCCAAGGCACATTCAATCGCCAAAAGAAAATTGAGCAGGAGATTACCGACACCAACGTTCAGTTAGGCGCGGTTTTGCGCGAAAATGAAGCCAAAAACTGGCTGCTTACCGGTACCGGCCTGCTTAACGAGAAGATGCAAGGCCAGCAAACCGAGAAGGAACTTGCAACCAACGTTATAAACGAGATTTGTAATTATACAGGCGCGCTTACCGGTACATTTTATTTGCTGAATGACCAGGATGAACGTCTTGACCTGTACGGATCCTACGCGTTCCACAACCCGGATTCGCTGAAAAAAACCATACGCTTGTCCGAAGGGGTGCTGGGCCAGGTCGCTGTTGAGCAAAAAGCCAAAGTGGTTAAAGGGAAGCTGAATAGCAAGCTGGAGCTGAGTACATCGGTACTGGCAAATGAGCTTACCGACAGCTTTATTGTACCATTCTTTTACGATAAAAAACTGAAGGGTGTAATGGAACTGGCCTACCAGGGTGAGATGCATGAAGCTGTGCGCGATTATATCCTGAGCGCTACTAACGATATCGGCATCGCCATAAACACGTCGCAGGCACGCACCATCATGCACGATCTGTTTGAAGAAACACAGCAGCAGGCCGAAGAATTGGAAGCGCAACAGGAAGAGATGCGTGTTACCAACGAGGAGTTGCTTAACAAAACAGAAATGCTACAGGCTTCAGAAGAGGAGCTACGCGTGCAGCAGGAAGAATTGCGCACGATCAATGCTGAACTTGAGGAGAAGGCAAGTTTACTTGAAGAGAAAAATCAGGCTATTGAAGAAGCTCGCCAGGCTATCAACCTGAAAGTTGAGGAGCTTGAATCTACCGGAAAATACAAATCGGAGTTTTTGGCGAACATGAGCCACGAGCTGCGTACGCCGCTTAACAGTATTCTGGTATTGGCGCGTATTCTGAAAGACAATAAATCAGACAACCTGAGCGAGGATCAGTTAAAGTATGCCAGCGTTATCTTTAATGCAGGTAATGATTTGCTAACGCTGATCAATGATATCCTTGATCTTTCAAAAATTGAATCGGGTAAGCTGGAGATGCAGAATGAGCATGTACGGGTTAACGATATTTTGAAAGATATGGAAATGATGTTTGGCGAAGTGGCGGCTAATAAACGCATTAGCTACACCACCAGCAGCACCGCCAATATTCCAGCGACGATATTTACCGATAAGGTTCGGGTGGAACAAATTATCAAAAACCTGCTTTCAAACGCGTTCAAATTTACGTCAGAAAATGGCAGCATTATGCTGAACGCTACCGCCAATACCGTGAACGGAACCATCAGTTTCCATATTAAGGATACAGGTATTGGTATACCTGCTGAGAAGCAAAAGCTGATCTTTGAGGCATTTCAGCAGGCGGATGGATCGACCAGCCGTAAATATGGTGGTACAGGCCTGGGCTTATCCATTAGTCGCGAACTTGCAGCGTTGCTTGGAGGAAGAATAACCTTACAAAGCGAGCAAAACGTGGGCAGTGAATTCACGCTGACCATACCTTTTGAGGCCGCCCAAACTGAAACAAACGAAGAAGATGTACTACCTACCGTAGAGACCTTCTCTCCGCCGAAAGAGTTTTTAAAACCGGCCGCGCAAATAGCCAAAAAGAAAAACGGCGAGCCGCTGGTGGTAATTGTTGAGGATGATAAGAACTTTGCCGACATCCTGAAAGATTACTCGCGGGATCATGGTTATAAATCCATCATGGTAAACGAGGGTACCAACGCCTACCAGATAATTAAGGACAGCCAGCCCGATGCCGTAATATTAGATATTATGCTGCCGGGCAAGGATGGCTGGCAGATACTGCGTGAGCTTAAGCATGACGAAGCTACTATGCATATACCGGTACACCTCATGTCGGCCGGCGAGGCCGCGGCTAACCGTGTGCGTAAAGAGGGGGCTATCAGTTTCATGAAAAAACCTATTGATACCAACGCGCTCGATAAGTTGTTTACCGATATTATGCAGCAAAGCGGCGCTAAATTCAAGCAGATATTACTGGTTGAGGATCATCAGGCACAAAGCCAGGCGCTTAAGGATATGATGCAGGCGCAGGGTATTGAGGTTGATCAGGCTTTCGATGGCGAATCAGCCTACCGCATGCTGCATGAAAATGAATACCAGTGTGTAATACTTGACCTTAACCTGCCTGATATTTCAGGGCTGGACCTGTTGGATAAGATCAAGGCGGTTGATAAATTCCTGGAGCTGCCGGTTATCATCAACACCGCTATGGAGCTTGACAAGACATCGGTAACCAGGCTGATGCAGTACGCCAACGCGATGGTTATTAAAACCAACAAATCGTCGGACAGGCTGATAGATGAGGTTAACTTGTTCCTGAACAAAATTGCCGAATCATCAAAAACAGAGGTTGACCTTACAGCTCCAAAACCAAAATCAATATCAAAAGGCAAAGAAGTCATCAAAAACAAAAAGGTATTGATTGTGGATGACGATATGCGTAACATATTTGCCCTGAGCAGCGCGCTGCAAAGCTATGATATGAACGTGGAGATAGCCAACGATGGGGAAGAGGCTTTAGCAAAACTTGACGAAATACCCGATGTTGATATTGTGCTGATGGACATTATGATGCCTAAGATGGATGGCTACGAGGCTACACGCCAGATCAGGAAGCAAAACAAATGGGCTAAATTACCTGTAATAGCGTTAACGGCAAAGGCCATGAAGGATGACCGGGAAAAATGCATAGCTGCCGGCGCTAACGATTATATAACCAAGCCGGTTGATATGGACAGGCTGATAGCGCTGATGCAGCTTTGGCTCGAAAGCTAA
- a CDS encoding methylated-DNA--[protein]-cysteine S-methyltransferase, producing MPVNLFYRTPLGVARITDDDGFISAISIRDEDIEANEPETELLKTVALQFDEYFAGKRKDFDFPIKQAGTDFQQKVWQQLLQIPYGNTTSYAALSNQMKSPLAIRAIASANGKNNLWIVVPCHRVIGSDGSLTGYAGGLWRKQWLLEHEARIAGTGQTKLAF from the coding sequence ATGCCTGTGAATTTATTTTACCGTACCCCGCTTGGCGTTGCCCGCATTACTGACGATGACGGCTTTATCAGCGCGATATCCATCCGTGATGAAGATATTGAAGCGAATGAGCCGGAAACCGAATTGCTTAAAACGGTAGCCCTGCAATTTGATGAATACTTTGCGGGCAAACGCAAGGATTTTGACTTTCCGATAAAGCAGGCGGGTACCGATTTTCAGCAAAAGGTTTGGCAGCAACTGCTGCAGATACCTTACGGCAACACCACCAGTTATGCGGCGCTATCCAACCAAATGAAAAGCCCGCTTGCCATACGCGCCATCGCATCAGCAAACGGGAAAAATAATTTATGGATAGTAGTGCCCTGCCACCGCGTTATCGGATCAGACGGTAGCCTTACCGGCTACGCGGGCGGCCTGTGGCGCAAACAATGGTTGCTTGAACATGAGGCGCGCATTGCAGGCACCGGCCAAACTAAACTGGCGTTTTAA
- a CDS encoding 2-vinyl bacteriochlorophyllide hydratase → MYQTWWKVLAVLLVLTTVIAGFLIQVPRLPIVHETIRNTFFHVPMWMAMFIVFIISVVYSIKYLRSADPKHDLIAVECVNVGVFFFILGLITGMIWARNTWGEYWSNDPKQNSAAIAFLLYCAYLVLRNAIDEEQKRARISAIYNIFAFPVMIVLIMVLPRMTDSLHPGNGGNPAFSKITDNNVRMILYVGFIAWSLMAVWIATLRYRIRLIEYKQNSLD, encoded by the coding sequence ATGTACCAAACATGGTGGAAAGTGCTGGCCGTACTGCTGGTATTAACAACCGTCATAGCCGGTTTTTTGATACAGGTGCCACGTTTGCCCATCGTTCATGAAACCATCCGTAATACATTTTTTCATGTGCCTATGTGGATGGCCATGTTCATCGTGTTCATTATATCGGTAGTGTATAGTATAAAATATCTTCGTTCGGCCGATCCAAAACACGACCTGATAGCGGTTGAATGCGTAAATGTTGGCGTTTTCTTTTTCATATTAGGCCTCATTACCGGTATGATATGGGCACGCAATACCTGGGGCGAGTACTGGAGTAATGACCCTAAACAGAACAGTGCCGCCATTGCATTTTTGTTGTACTGTGCTTACCTCGTGCTGCGTAATGCAATAGATGAAGAGCAGAAACGAGCACGTATATCGGCCATCTATAACATTTTTGCTTTCCCGGTAATGATTGTGCTTATTATGGTACTACCCCGCATGACGGATTCATTACATCCCGGTAATGGTGGTAACCCGGCTTTTAGTAAAATTACCGATAACAACGTACGTATGATTTTATATGTAGGTTTTATCGCCTGGAGTTTAATGGCAGTTTGGATAGCCACCCTGCGCTACCGCATCCGCCTGATTGAATACAAACAGAATTCCCTTGATTAA